One stretch of Buteo buteo chromosome Z, bButBut1.hap1.1, whole genome shotgun sequence DNA includes these proteins:
- the ZC3H4 gene encoding zinc finger CCCH domain-containing protein 4 isoform X2, producing the protein MSVDLGKNFPPVSVFCSTNSCLRDMASSPRTRSDSPREDGELEEGELEDDGGEEAQDPSESHERGRKEKGEKHHSDSDDEKAHRRMKRKRRKEREKEKRRSKKKRKSKHKRHASSSDDFSDYSEDSDFSPGEKGHRKYREYSPPYSSSHQQYPSSHSTPMQKKSYSKMESKNYGMYEDYENEEYGQYEGEEDEDIGKEDYDDFAKELNQYRRAKEGSHRGRGGRGRGRGYRGRGGRGGMRGGRGMGRGNRGRGRSDHPEEEEEMYEEEMEYCDNEEPMGDDEYDDYSKELNQYRRSKENRGRGLNRGRGRGPRGRGNKGMGRGRGRGGNRSGMGKGGGMNEDDDYYDEDMGDGGGGGNYRRNDHDKPHQQSDKKGKVICKYFVEGRCTWGDHCNFSHDIELPKKRELCKFYITGYCARAENCPYMHGDFPCKLFHTTGNCINGDDCMFSHDPLTEETRELLDKMLADDAEAGAEDEKEVEELKKQGINPLPKPPPGVGLLPTPPRPPGPPAPTSPNGRPMPGGPPPPPPPPLPPPGPQMPPPMHEPLSPQQLQQQQDMYKKIPSLFEIVVRPTGQLAEKLGVRHPGPPPPRFPGPGGPPGPMPGPMHPDMHPDMHPDMHPDMHPDMHPDMHPDMHPDMHPDMPMGPGMNPGPPMGPGPPMMPYGPDDSPHSGMMPPIPPAQGFYDNFYQQQEGLEMDHGMMGDPEDYGSYDDMEGPPGEHMFPDPSLDHDALCEGGPPGLPKPPGSIPDFMPSAQRALYLRIQQKQQEEEERARRLAESNKQERENEEGDTGNWYSSDEDDGGSSVTSILKTLRQQSSGRPHAQSSHGEIGPPCGVSDPRLQKAQAGGSGRPADPRLRDPRLSRNVDLSVPSLPSDSGPTDPRLARHIPSSTPKPEVPHSSVIGSQKAPLLPDEEEGERALRDKPVNIPLDALPGHSLRDPRSQLQQFSHIKKDVILNKPNFARMILWSPEDLIPLPIPKQEFIPVPAALQSMPTLDPRLNRSQTGLSDPRQRGGMAPGDTGSSSGTGLPDFELLSRILKTVNAAGSPSSSQSDKPSDPRMRKAPADPRLQKSAEMGVSRTPKTAEAVSAGDAAPAIAPYDPRLLTAGGLSKGSGQSSVLSAISLYDPRTPSSGGKASESPNEGNSSSKSSDSSKTTGKTKEPLFVRRSALDQPESEKASAESATDRYNSYNRPRPKAAAATPPAQETTPQPGVHNLPVPSVYGMVKQSAKSGSGSPFAGNSPAQDSEQQDAASLKDVFKGFDPTASPFCQ; encoded by the exons ATGAGTGTGGATTTGGGGAAGAATTTTCCCCCAGTCAGTGTTTTCTGCAGTACCAATAGTTGCTTAAGAGACATGGCTTCTTCACCGCGTACCCGCAGCGACTCTCCACG GGAGGATGGTGAACTGGAAGAAGGGGAGCTGGAGGAtgatggaggagaggaggctcaGGATCCCTCCGAATCTCATGAAAGAGGTcggaaggagaaaggagagaagcatCACAGCGATTCAGATGATGAGAAAGCCCATCGACGGATGAAGCGCAAGCGTcggaaagagagagagaaagagaagaggagatccaagaagaaaaggaagtccAAACACAAG CGCCATGCTTCTTCCAGTGATGACTTCTCTGATTACAGTGAGGACTCAGACTTCAGTCCTGGTGAAAAGGGACACAGAAAATACAGGGAATACAGCCCTCCCTACTCTTCA TCCCACCAGCAGTATCCGTCCTCTCACAGCACTCCCATGCAAAAGAAGAGCTACTCTAAAATGGAGAGCAAGAATTATGGCATGTATGAGGACTACGAGAATGAGGAGTACGGTCAGTACGAGGGGGAAGAGGATGAAGATATAGGGAAGGAAGATTACGATGACTTTGCAAAAGAGCTGAATCAATACCGGAGAGCGAAGGAAGGCTCTCACCGGGGGCGAG GTGGCCGTGGCCGAGGCAGAGGGTACAGAGGGCGAGGTGGCAGAGGGGGGATGAGAGGAGGCCGAGGCATGGGCCGAGGGAACCGAGGGCGAGGCAGAAGTGACCAccccgaggaagaggaggaaatgtaTGAAGAAGAGATGGAA TACTGCGATAATGAGGAGCCTATGGGTGATGACGAGTACGATGACTACTCGAAAGAGCTGAATCAGTACCGCAGGAGTAAGGAGAATCGTGGACGAG GTTTAAATCGAGGACGTGGTCGTGGCcccagaggaagaggaaataaaggaaTGGGCAGAGGACGAGGCAGAGGTGGAAACAGaagtgggatggggaaaggtGGTGGAATGAATGAAGATGATGATTACTACGATGAGGACATGGGA GATGGAGGAGGTGGTGGAAATTACCGGCGGAACGACCACGACAAACCCCACCAGCAGTCGGATAAGAAAGGGAAAGTGATCTGCAAATACTTCGTGGAAGGCAGATGTACCTGG GGTGACCACTGCAATTTCAGTCATGACATTGAACTACCAAAGAAACGGGAACTGTGCAAGTTCTACATCACTGGCTACTGCGCCAGGGCTGAAAACTGCCCTTACATGCATG GAGATTTCCCTTGCAAGCTGTTCCATACCACAGGCAACTGTATCAACGGGGATGACTGCATGTTTTCTCATGATCCGCTCACAGAGGAGACGCGGGAGCTTCTGGACAAG atgctGGCGGATGATGCAGAAGCAGGTGCAGAGGATGAGAAAGAAGTTGAAGAGCTAAAGAAACAGGGCATCAatcccctccccaaaccacccccTGGGGTTGGCTTGCTGCCCACACCCCCTCGCCCACCCGGACCGCCAGCACCGACGTCTCCGAACGGGAGACCCATGCCTGGAGGCCCTCCTCCCCCTCCGCCACCACCGCTTCCACCGCCAGGGCCACAGATGCCGCCGCCAATGCACGAGCCTCTGTCAccgcagcagctgcagcagcaacaggacaTGTACAAGAAGATCCCCTCGCTGTTTGAGATTGTCGTGCGGCCAACCGGGCAGCTGGCGGAGAAGCTGGGCGTCAG gcaCCCAGGTCCACCTCCTCCCAGGTTCCCCGGGCCAGGAGGACCCCCAGGGCCAATGCCTGGACCCATGCACCCCGACATGCACCCTGACATGCACCCAGACATGCATCCCGACATGCACCCGGACATGCACCCTGACATGCACCCGGATATGCACCCGGACATGCACCCGGACATGCCAATGGGCCCAGGAATGAATCCTGGCCCTCCGATGGGTCCCGGACCCCCCATGATGCCCTACGGACCAGATGATTCCCCCCACTCCGGCATGATGCCACCCATCCCACCAGCGCAAGGTTTCTATGATAATTTCTACCAGCAGCAAGAAGGTCTGGAGATGGATCATGGCATGATGGGAGACCCAG AAGACTACGGCAGTTACGACGATATGGAAGGGCCTCCGGGAGAGCACATGTTCCCTGATCCATCCTTGGATCATGATGCCTTGTGCGAAGGAGGCCCGCCCGGCTTACCGAAACCACCGGGCAGCATCCCTGATTTCATGCCGTCAGCGCAAAGAGCGCTTTACTTGAGAatccagcagaagcagcaagaggaagaggagagagctCGGAGACTAGCTGAGAGCAATAAGCAGGAACGTGAAAATGAGGAAG gtGATACTGGTAACTGGTATTCCAGTGACGAAGATGACGGTGGAAGTAGCGTCACCTCGATATTGAAAACCCTAAGGCAACAAAGCTCCGGCAGACCTCACGCCCAATCCTCCCACGGAGAAATTGGGCCACCCTGTGGTGTGAGCGACCCTCGCCTGCAAAAAGCCCAAGCAGGAGGGAGCGGTCGTCCTGCCGATCCGCGTTTACGGGATCCCAGGCTTTCCCGAAACGTGGACCTTTCCGTCCCGTCTCTCCCCAGCGATTCAGGACCCACTGACCCCAGGCTTGCACGACACattccctcctccacccccaaacCAGAAGTTCCTCATTCCAGTGTCATCGGCAGTCAGAAAGCCCCCCTGCTCCCTGAcgaggaagaaggggaaagggcTCTACGGGATAAACCGGTCAACATCCCCTTAGATGCTCTCCCGGGCCATTCCCTGCGGGATCCCcgctcccagctgcagcagttcAGTCACATCAAGAAAGACGTCATCCTCAACAAACCCAACTTTGCCCGGATGATCCTGTGGAGCCCAGAGGATCTGATTCCTCTGCCGATCCCAAAGCAAGAGTTTATTCCCGTCCCGGCTGCCCTTCAATCCATGCCTACCCTCGATCCCCGTCTTAACAGATCCCAAACAGGTCTTTCCGATCCCAGGCAGAGAGGGGGAATGGCGCCGGGGGACACCGGTTCCTCTTCAGGCACCGGTCTCCCCGATTTCGAGCTCCTGTCGAGGATATTAAAGACTGTGAACGCAGCTGGCAGCCCATCTTCCAGCCAGAGTGACAAACCCAGTGACCCTCGGATGCGGAAAGCCCCTGCCGATCCCCGGTTACAAAAATCTGCGGAAATGGGGGTTTCTAGAACCCCTAAAACGGCAGAGGCGGTGTCTGCTGGCGATGCTGCCCCGGCCATCGCTCCCTACGACCCTCGGCTGCTGACAGCCGGCGGGCTGAGCAAAGGCAGTGGGCAGAGCAGTGTGCTGAGCGCCATCAGCTTGTATGATCCCAGGACTCCGAGCTCGGGCGGCAAAGCTTCCGAGTCTCCTAACGAAGGTAATTCATCTTCCAAATCCTCAGATTCCAGCAAAACGACCGGTAAAACCAAGGAACCCCTTTTCGTCCGGCGATCGGCGTTAGATCAACCCGAGTCGGAGAAGGCGAGCGCTGAATCTGCTACGGACAGGTACAACAGCTATAACCGGCCTCGTCCCAAAGCTGCTGCCGCCACCCCCCCTGCCCAAGAAACGACCCCCCAACCCGGGGTCCACAACCTCCCGGTCCCCTCCGTTTACGGCATGGTCAAACAAAGCGCCAAATCCGGATCGGGAAGCCCATTTGCGGGGAACAGCCCGGCGCAGGACAGCGAGCAGCAAGACGCCGCTTCCCTTAAAGATGTCTTTAAGGGTTTCGATCCCACGGCTTCTCCTTTCTGCcagtag
- the ZC3H4 gene encoding zinc finger CCCH domain-containing protein 4 isoform X1: MAVESPSVPPAAAASPPSPHSTPPSPSCHHHDSGSCSLPRPPPPLQHHHGPDEREDGELEEGELEDDGGEEAQDPSESHERGRKEKGEKHHSDSDDEKAHRRMKRKRRKEREKEKRRSKKKRKSKHKRHASSSDDFSDYSEDSDFSPGEKGHRKYREYSPPYSSSHQQYPSSHSTPMQKKSYSKMESKNYGMYEDYENEEYGQYEGEEDEDIGKEDYDDFAKELNQYRRAKEGSHRGRGGRGRGRGYRGRGGRGGMRGGRGMGRGNRGRGRSDHPEEEEEMYEEEMEYCDNEEPMGDDEYDDYSKELNQYRRSKENRGRGLNRGRGRGPRGRGNKGMGRGRGRGGNRSGMGKGGGMNEDDDYYDEDMGDGGGGGNYRRNDHDKPHQQSDKKGKVICKYFVEGRCTWGDHCNFSHDIELPKKRELCKFYITGYCARAENCPYMHGDFPCKLFHTTGNCINGDDCMFSHDPLTEETRELLDKMLADDAEAGAEDEKEVEELKKQGINPLPKPPPGVGLLPTPPRPPGPPAPTSPNGRPMPGGPPPPPPPPLPPPGPQMPPPMHEPLSPQQLQQQQDMYKKIPSLFEIVVRPTGQLAEKLGVRHPGPPPPRFPGPGGPPGPMPGPMHPDMHPDMHPDMHPDMHPDMHPDMHPDMHPDMHPDMPMGPGMNPGPPMGPGPPMMPYGPDDSPHSGMMPPIPPAQGFYDNFYQQQEGLEMDHGMMGDPEDYGSYDDMEGPPGEHMFPDPSLDHDALCEGGPPGLPKPPGSIPDFMPSAQRALYLRIQQKQQEEEERARRLAESNKQERENEEGDTGNWYSSDEDDGGSSVTSILKTLRQQSSGRPHAQSSHGEIGPPCGVSDPRLQKAQAGGSGRPADPRLRDPRLSRNVDLSVPSLPSDSGPTDPRLARHIPSSTPKPEVPHSSVIGSQKAPLLPDEEEGERALRDKPVNIPLDALPGHSLRDPRSQLQQFSHIKKDVILNKPNFARMILWSPEDLIPLPIPKQEFIPVPAALQSMPTLDPRLNRSQTGLSDPRQRGGMAPGDTGSSSGTGLPDFELLSRILKTVNAAGSPSSSQSDKPSDPRMRKAPADPRLQKSAEMGVSRTPKTAEAVSAGDAAPAIAPYDPRLLTAGGLSKGSGQSSVLSAISLYDPRTPSSGGKASESPNEGNSSSKSSDSSKTTGKTKEPLFVRRSALDQPESEKASAESATDRYNSYNRPRPKAAAATPPAQETTPQPGVHNLPVPSVYGMVKQSAKSGSGSPFAGNSPAQDSEQQDAASLKDVFKGFDPTASPFCQ, from the exons ATGGCCGTGGAGAGCCCGAgtgtcccccccgccgccgccgcttccccccccagcccgcacTCCACCCCCCCTTCTCCGTCCTGCCACCACCACGACAGCGGCAGCTGCAGCctcccccggccgccgccgccgctccaaCACCACCACGGCCCGGACGAAAG GGAGGATGGTGAACTGGAAGAAGGGGAGCTGGAGGAtgatggaggagaggaggctcaGGATCCCTCCGAATCTCATGAAAGAGGTcggaaggagaaaggagagaagcatCACAGCGATTCAGATGATGAGAAAGCCCATCGACGGATGAAGCGCAAGCGTcggaaagagagagagaaagagaagaggagatccaagaagaaaaggaagtccAAACACAAG CGCCATGCTTCTTCCAGTGATGACTTCTCTGATTACAGTGAGGACTCAGACTTCAGTCCTGGTGAAAAGGGACACAGAAAATACAGGGAATACAGCCCTCCCTACTCTTCA TCCCACCAGCAGTATCCGTCCTCTCACAGCACTCCCATGCAAAAGAAGAGCTACTCTAAAATGGAGAGCAAGAATTATGGCATGTATGAGGACTACGAGAATGAGGAGTACGGTCAGTACGAGGGGGAAGAGGATGAAGATATAGGGAAGGAAGATTACGATGACTTTGCAAAAGAGCTGAATCAATACCGGAGAGCGAAGGAAGGCTCTCACCGGGGGCGAG GTGGCCGTGGCCGAGGCAGAGGGTACAGAGGGCGAGGTGGCAGAGGGGGGATGAGAGGAGGCCGAGGCATGGGCCGAGGGAACCGAGGGCGAGGCAGAAGTGACCAccccgaggaagaggaggaaatgtaTGAAGAAGAGATGGAA TACTGCGATAATGAGGAGCCTATGGGTGATGACGAGTACGATGACTACTCGAAAGAGCTGAATCAGTACCGCAGGAGTAAGGAGAATCGTGGACGAG GTTTAAATCGAGGACGTGGTCGTGGCcccagaggaagaggaaataaaggaaTGGGCAGAGGACGAGGCAGAGGTGGAAACAGaagtgggatggggaaaggtGGTGGAATGAATGAAGATGATGATTACTACGATGAGGACATGGGA GATGGAGGAGGTGGTGGAAATTACCGGCGGAACGACCACGACAAACCCCACCAGCAGTCGGATAAGAAAGGGAAAGTGATCTGCAAATACTTCGTGGAAGGCAGATGTACCTGG GGTGACCACTGCAATTTCAGTCATGACATTGAACTACCAAAGAAACGGGAACTGTGCAAGTTCTACATCACTGGCTACTGCGCCAGGGCTGAAAACTGCCCTTACATGCATG GAGATTTCCCTTGCAAGCTGTTCCATACCACAGGCAACTGTATCAACGGGGATGACTGCATGTTTTCTCATGATCCGCTCACAGAGGAGACGCGGGAGCTTCTGGACAAG atgctGGCGGATGATGCAGAAGCAGGTGCAGAGGATGAGAAAGAAGTTGAAGAGCTAAAGAAACAGGGCATCAatcccctccccaaaccacccccTGGGGTTGGCTTGCTGCCCACACCCCCTCGCCCACCCGGACCGCCAGCACCGACGTCTCCGAACGGGAGACCCATGCCTGGAGGCCCTCCTCCCCCTCCGCCACCACCGCTTCCACCGCCAGGGCCACAGATGCCGCCGCCAATGCACGAGCCTCTGTCAccgcagcagctgcagcagcaacaggacaTGTACAAGAAGATCCCCTCGCTGTTTGAGATTGTCGTGCGGCCAACCGGGCAGCTGGCGGAGAAGCTGGGCGTCAG gcaCCCAGGTCCACCTCCTCCCAGGTTCCCCGGGCCAGGAGGACCCCCAGGGCCAATGCCTGGACCCATGCACCCCGACATGCACCCTGACATGCACCCAGACATGCATCCCGACATGCACCCGGACATGCACCCTGACATGCACCCGGATATGCACCCGGACATGCACCCGGACATGCCAATGGGCCCAGGAATGAATCCTGGCCCTCCGATGGGTCCCGGACCCCCCATGATGCCCTACGGACCAGATGATTCCCCCCACTCCGGCATGATGCCACCCATCCCACCAGCGCAAGGTTTCTATGATAATTTCTACCAGCAGCAAGAAGGTCTGGAGATGGATCATGGCATGATGGGAGACCCAG AAGACTACGGCAGTTACGACGATATGGAAGGGCCTCCGGGAGAGCACATGTTCCCTGATCCATCCTTGGATCATGATGCCTTGTGCGAAGGAGGCCCGCCCGGCTTACCGAAACCACCGGGCAGCATCCCTGATTTCATGCCGTCAGCGCAAAGAGCGCTTTACTTGAGAatccagcagaagcagcaagaggaagaggagagagctCGGAGACTAGCTGAGAGCAATAAGCAGGAACGTGAAAATGAGGAAG gtGATACTGGTAACTGGTATTCCAGTGACGAAGATGACGGTGGAAGTAGCGTCACCTCGATATTGAAAACCCTAAGGCAACAAAGCTCCGGCAGACCTCACGCCCAATCCTCCCACGGAGAAATTGGGCCACCCTGTGGTGTGAGCGACCCTCGCCTGCAAAAAGCCCAAGCAGGAGGGAGCGGTCGTCCTGCCGATCCGCGTTTACGGGATCCCAGGCTTTCCCGAAACGTGGACCTTTCCGTCCCGTCTCTCCCCAGCGATTCAGGACCCACTGACCCCAGGCTTGCACGACACattccctcctccacccccaaacCAGAAGTTCCTCATTCCAGTGTCATCGGCAGTCAGAAAGCCCCCCTGCTCCCTGAcgaggaagaaggggaaagggcTCTACGGGATAAACCGGTCAACATCCCCTTAGATGCTCTCCCGGGCCATTCCCTGCGGGATCCCcgctcccagctgcagcagttcAGTCACATCAAGAAAGACGTCATCCTCAACAAACCCAACTTTGCCCGGATGATCCTGTGGAGCCCAGAGGATCTGATTCCTCTGCCGATCCCAAAGCAAGAGTTTATTCCCGTCCCGGCTGCCCTTCAATCCATGCCTACCCTCGATCCCCGTCTTAACAGATCCCAAACAGGTCTTTCCGATCCCAGGCAGAGAGGGGGAATGGCGCCGGGGGACACCGGTTCCTCTTCAGGCACCGGTCTCCCCGATTTCGAGCTCCTGTCGAGGATATTAAAGACTGTGAACGCAGCTGGCAGCCCATCTTCCAGCCAGAGTGACAAACCCAGTGACCCTCGGATGCGGAAAGCCCCTGCCGATCCCCGGTTACAAAAATCTGCGGAAATGGGGGTTTCTAGAACCCCTAAAACGGCAGAGGCGGTGTCTGCTGGCGATGCTGCCCCGGCCATCGCTCCCTACGACCCTCGGCTGCTGACAGCCGGCGGGCTGAGCAAAGGCAGTGGGCAGAGCAGTGTGCTGAGCGCCATCAGCTTGTATGATCCCAGGACTCCGAGCTCGGGCGGCAAAGCTTCCGAGTCTCCTAACGAAGGTAATTCATCTTCCAAATCCTCAGATTCCAGCAAAACGACCGGTAAAACCAAGGAACCCCTTTTCGTCCGGCGATCGGCGTTAGATCAACCCGAGTCGGAGAAGGCGAGCGCTGAATCTGCTACGGACAGGTACAACAGCTATAACCGGCCTCGTCCCAAAGCTGCTGCCGCCACCCCCCCTGCCCAAGAAACGACCCCCCAACCCGGGGTCCACAACCTCCCGGTCCCCTCCGTTTACGGCATGGTCAAACAAAGCGCCAAATCCGGATCGGGAAGCCCATTTGCGGGGAACAGCCCGGCGCAGGACAGCGAGCAGCAAGACGCCGCTTCCCTTAAAGATGTCTTTAAGGGTTTCGATCCCACGGCTTCTCCTTTCTGCcagtag
- the SAE1 gene encoding SUMO-activating enzyme subunit 1 isoform X1, with amino-acid sequence MVEKEEGGPGGISEEEAAQYDRQIRLWGLEAQKRLRASRVLLVGMKGLGAEVAKNLILAGVKGLTMLDHQQVSQEDTRAQFLIPVGSLGRNRAEASLERAQNLNPMVDVKADPESVESKPEEFFTQFDAVCLTCCSRDVMVKIDQICHKNSIKFFTGDVFGYHGYMFADLGEHEFVEEKTKVAKVSPGVEDGPDTKKAKLDSETTMVKKRVVFCQLKEALAVDWSGEKAKAALKRTTPDYFLLQVLLKFRTDNSRDPSPQNYTEDSKLLLQIRHDVLESLGVSTDLLPDEFVSYCFSEMAPVCAVVGGVLGQEVVKALSQRDPPHNNFFFFDGIKGNGIVECLGPS; translated from the exons AtggtggagaaggaggaaggcgGCCCCGGCGGCATCAGCGAGGAGGAGGCGGCACAGTATGACCGGCAGATCCGGCTGTGGGGGCTTGAGGCCCAGAAGCG GCTGCGAGCTTCCcgggtgctgctggtggggatgAAGGGTCTCGGAGCAGAAGTGGCGAAGAATCTCATCTTGGCAGGAGTTAAAGGCTTGACCATGCTGGACCATCAGCAG GTTTCCCAAGAGGACACACGAGCTCAGTTCCTCATCCCCGTGGGTTCCTTAGGCCGCAACAGAGCTGAAGCCTCGCTGGAGCGGGCGCAGAACCTCAATCCCATGGTGGACGTAAAAGCTGACCCCGAGAGCGTGGAGAGCAAGCCTGAAGAGTTCTTCACCCAGTTCGACGCA GTGTGCCTAACCTGTTGCTCCCGGGATGTTATGGTGAAGATTGACCAGATTTGCCACAAGAACAGCATCAAGTTCTTCACCGGCGATGTTTTCGGCTACCACGGTTATATGTTTGCTGACCTTGGGGAACACGAATTTGTGGA agAGAAAACCAAGGTCGCCAAAGTCAGCCCAGGTGTGGAAGATGGGCCGGACACCAAAAAAGCCAAACTTGACTCGGAGACCACCATGGTGAAAAAG CGCGTGGTTTTCTGCCAGCTGAAGGAAGCCCTGGCCGTCGACTGGAGTGGGGAGAAGGCGAAGGCGGCACTGAAACGCACCACCCCGGATTATTTCCTCCTCCAAG tgctGTTGAAGTTTCGTACGGATAACAGCCGGGATCCTTCCCCCCAAAACTACACCGAGGACTCGAAGCTGTTGCTCCAGATCCGCCACGATGTCCTGGAGTCGCTGGGGGTCAGCACTGACCTGCTGCCAGATGAATTCGTCAG ctACTGCTTCTCTGAAATGGCTCCTGTCTGTGCTGTGGTCGGAGGTGTCCTGGGCCAGGAGGTGGTCAAG GCCCTGTCCCAGCGGGACCCCCCCCACAACAACTTCTTCTTCTTCGACGGCATCAAAGGCAACGGGATCGTGGAGTGCCTGGGCCCCAGCTGA
- the SAE1 gene encoding SUMO-activating enzyme subunit 1 isoform X3, producing MVEKEEGGPGGISEEEAAQYDRQIRLWGLEAQKRLRASRVLLVGMKGLGAEVAKNLILAGVKGLTMLDHQQVSQEDTRAQFLIPVGSLGRNRAEASLERAQNLNPMVDVKADPESVESKPEEFFTQFDAVCLTCCSRDVMVKIDQICHKNSIKFFTGDVFGYHGYMFADLGEHEFVEEKTKVAKVSPGVEDGPDTKKAKLDSETTMVKKRVVFCQLKEALAVDWSGEKAKAALKRTTPDYFLLQGPVPAGPPPQQLLLLRRHQRQRDRGVPGPQLSSGQVWGGWDGTPPSQQ from the exons AtggtggagaaggaggaaggcgGCCCCGGCGGCATCAGCGAGGAGGAGGCGGCACAGTATGACCGGCAGATCCGGCTGTGGGGGCTTGAGGCCCAGAAGCG GCTGCGAGCTTCCcgggtgctgctggtggggatgAAGGGTCTCGGAGCAGAAGTGGCGAAGAATCTCATCTTGGCAGGAGTTAAAGGCTTGACCATGCTGGACCATCAGCAG GTTTCCCAAGAGGACACACGAGCTCAGTTCCTCATCCCCGTGGGTTCCTTAGGCCGCAACAGAGCTGAAGCCTCGCTGGAGCGGGCGCAGAACCTCAATCCCATGGTGGACGTAAAAGCTGACCCCGAGAGCGTGGAGAGCAAGCCTGAAGAGTTCTTCACCCAGTTCGACGCA GTGTGCCTAACCTGTTGCTCCCGGGATGTTATGGTGAAGATTGACCAGATTTGCCACAAGAACAGCATCAAGTTCTTCACCGGCGATGTTTTCGGCTACCACGGTTATATGTTTGCTGACCTTGGGGAACACGAATTTGTGGA agAGAAAACCAAGGTCGCCAAAGTCAGCCCAGGTGTGGAAGATGGGCCGGACACCAAAAAAGCCAAACTTGACTCGGAGACCACCATGGTGAAAAAG CGCGTGGTTTTCTGCCAGCTGAAGGAAGCCCTGGCCGTCGACTGGAGTGGGGAGAAGGCGAAGGCGGCACTGAAACGCACCACCCCGGATTATTTCCTCCTCCAAG GCCCTGTCCCAGCGGGACCCCCCCCACAACAACTTCTTCTTCTTCGACGGCATCAAAGGCAACGGGATCGTGGAGTGCCTGGGCCCCAGCTGAGCTcagggcaggtttgggggggttgggatggtacccccccctcccagcagtAA
- the SAE1 gene encoding SUMO-activating enzyme subunit 1 isoform X2 — MSFPVARMAPLSCSLSGVSQEDTRAQFLIPVGSLGRNRAEASLERAQNLNPMVDVKADPESVESKPEEFFTQFDAVCLTCCSRDVMVKIDQICHKNSIKFFTGDVFGYHGYMFADLGEHEFVEEKTKVAKVSPGVEDGPDTKKAKLDSETTMVKKRVVFCQLKEALAVDWSGEKAKAALKRTTPDYFLLQVLLKFRTDNSRDPSPQNYTEDSKLLLQIRHDVLESLGVSTDLLPDEFVSYCFSEMAPVCAVVGGVLGQEVVKALSQRDPPHNNFFFFDGIKGNGIVECLGPS, encoded by the exons ATGAGTTTTCCTGTGGCGAGGATGGCACCGCTTAGCTGTTCCCTTTCAGGC GTTTCCCAAGAGGACACACGAGCTCAGTTCCTCATCCCCGTGGGTTCCTTAGGCCGCAACAGAGCTGAAGCCTCGCTGGAGCGGGCGCAGAACCTCAATCCCATGGTGGACGTAAAAGCTGACCCCGAGAGCGTGGAGAGCAAGCCTGAAGAGTTCTTCACCCAGTTCGACGCA GTGTGCCTAACCTGTTGCTCCCGGGATGTTATGGTGAAGATTGACCAGATTTGCCACAAGAACAGCATCAAGTTCTTCACCGGCGATGTTTTCGGCTACCACGGTTATATGTTTGCTGACCTTGGGGAACACGAATTTGTGGA agAGAAAACCAAGGTCGCCAAAGTCAGCCCAGGTGTGGAAGATGGGCCGGACACCAAAAAAGCCAAACTTGACTCGGAGACCACCATGGTGAAAAAG CGCGTGGTTTTCTGCCAGCTGAAGGAAGCCCTGGCCGTCGACTGGAGTGGGGAGAAGGCGAAGGCGGCACTGAAACGCACCACCCCGGATTATTTCCTCCTCCAAG tgctGTTGAAGTTTCGTACGGATAACAGCCGGGATCCTTCCCCCCAAAACTACACCGAGGACTCGAAGCTGTTGCTCCAGATCCGCCACGATGTCCTGGAGTCGCTGGGGGTCAGCACTGACCTGCTGCCAGATGAATTCGTCAG ctACTGCTTCTCTGAAATGGCTCCTGTCTGTGCTGTGGTCGGAGGTGTCCTGGGCCAGGAGGTGGTCAAG GCCCTGTCCCAGCGGGACCCCCCCCACAACAACTTCTTCTTCTTCGACGGCATCAAAGGCAACGGGATCGTGGAGTGCCTGGGCCCCAGCTGA